A single window of Sander lucioperca isolate FBNREF2018 chromosome 22, SLUC_FBN_1.2, whole genome shotgun sequence DNA harbors:
- the acbd4 gene encoding acyl-CoA-binding domain-containing protein 4 isoform X1, whose translation MPVLAMAEPVLDHQKRFQAAVDVIHNLPKNGKWRNEQTHLMNVCYLAGSYQPSYDVMLRFYSLYKQAVCGPCTVSRPGFWDPVGRYKWDAWRRLGEMSSESAMAAYVDEMKKVAQEVIDSIPMTEKTASLFHHFEPLYLVIDDMPRPPESLLTLREGVKGSEHADRPTEMKDEDQEHGGPEEASSLPDGSDPDPEFNLSEVIDLTANTISNADSGVCEGLVLTSDSESEVFCDSVDSVEQLDNITIPVPVKTNGFPNGHVSPESSLVRSLQLEGGLEVRQVGAGQGGEGAEDGKGPGPNRSRRDSGREGSYHNWRERGVPQGGPRWGPPGGGGGAGRGGGDGSEGGSERLQDAQLQQQIMLALRRLREDMRSVMERLEVVERLAATHAQSSEWRPCLQCSASKEQEEKWWLFDVSGQTVVLFLVWPFVAQGLVYLLRRAQRKGRISS comes from the exons ATGCCAGTCCTGGCTATGGCAGAGCCTGTGCTTGATCACCAGAAACGGTTTCAGGCTGCTGTGGATGTGATCCATAACCTCCCCAAAAAtg GTAAATGGAGAAATGAGCAGACACACCTAATGAATGTCTGTTATCTTGCAGGTTCGTACCAGCCGTCCTATGACGTCATGCTGCGTTTCTACAGTCTGTACAAGCAGGCGGTGTGTGGACCCTGTACGGTGTCGCGACCTGGCTTCTGGGACCCAGTGGGTCGCTACAAatg GGATGCCTGGAGACGCCTGGGAGAGATGAGCAGTGAGAGTGCCATGGCAGCATACGTGGACGAGATGAAGAAAGTAGCACAGGAG GTCATCGACAGCATACCCATGACTGAGAAGACGGCCTCGCTCTTCCACCACTTCGAGCCGCTCTACCTGGTGATTGATGACATGCCGCGGCCTCCGGAGTCCCTGCTCACACTCCGAGAAG GTGTGAAAGGCAGTGAGCATGCTGACAGGCCAACAGAGATGAAGGATGAGGATCAGGAGCACGGTGGCCCTGAGGAAGCTTCTTCTCTGCCAGACGGGTCAGACCCAGATCCTGAGTTCAACCTGTCTGAGGTTATAGACCTCACTGCCAACACCATCTCTAATG CAGACTCTGGTGTGTGTGAGGGTTTGGTGTTGACCAGCGACTCGGAGAGTGAGGTCTTCTGTGACTCGGTGGATTCAGTGGAGCAACTGGACAACATCACG ATTCCGGTTCCAGTCAAGACCAATGGTTTTCCCAACGGCCATGTGTCGCCGGAGTCCTCTCTTGTCCGGAGCCTTCAGCTAGAAGGCGGTCTGGAGGTCCGACAGGTCGGGGCCGGTCAAGGTGGAGAGGGGGCCGAGGATGGGAAAGGTCCGGGTCCCAACAGGAGTCGTCGAGACTCCGGGCGGGAAGGTTCCTACCACAACTGGAGAGAAC GCGGCGTTCCTCAGGGCGGTCCTCGGTGGGGGCCCCCAGGTGGGGGCGGAGGGGCCGGGCGAGGCGGAGGCGACGGCTCAGAGGGGGGGTCGGAGAGGCTGCAGGACGCCCAGCTCCAGCAGCAGATCATGCTGGCCCTGCGGAGGCTCCGGGAGGACATGAGGAGCGTGATGGAGCGCCTGGAGGTGGTGGAGAGGCTCGCCGCCACACAC GCCCAGAGTTCAGAGTGGAGACCGTGTCTACAGTGTTCAGCCTCAAAAGAGCAG GAGGAGAAGTGGTGGCTGTTTGACGTGTCGGGTCAGACCGTCGTCCTCTTCCTGGTGTGGCCGTTTGTTGCTCAGGGCCTGGTCTACCTGCTGAGGAGAGCGCAGAGGAAAGGTCGCATATCTTCATGA
- the acbd4 gene encoding acyl-CoA-binding domain-containing protein 4 isoform X2, giving the protein MPVLAMAEPVLDHQKRFQAAVDVIHNLPKNGKWRNEQTHLMNVCYLAGSYQPSYDVMLRFYSLYKQAVCGPCTVSRPGFWDPVGRYKWDAWRRLGEMSSESAMAAYVDEMKKVAQEVIDSIPMTEKTASLFHHFEPLYLVIDDMPRPPESLLTLREGVKGSEHADRPTEMKDEDQEHGGPEEASSLPDGSDPDPEFNLSEVIDLTANTISNDSGVCEGLVLTSDSESEVFCDSVDSVEQLDNITIPVPVKTNGFPNGHVSPESSLVRSLQLEGGLEVRQVGAGQGGEGAEDGKGPGPNRSRRDSGREGSYHNWRERGVPQGGPRWGPPGGGGGAGRGGGDGSEGGSERLQDAQLQQQIMLALRRLREDMRSVMERLEVVERLAATHAQSSEWRPCLQCSASKEQEEKWWLFDVSGQTVVLFLVWPFVAQGLVYLLRRAQRKGRISS; this is encoded by the exons ATGCCAGTCCTGGCTATGGCAGAGCCTGTGCTTGATCACCAGAAACGGTTTCAGGCTGCTGTGGATGTGATCCATAACCTCCCCAAAAAtg GTAAATGGAGAAATGAGCAGACACACCTAATGAATGTCTGTTATCTTGCAGGTTCGTACCAGCCGTCCTATGACGTCATGCTGCGTTTCTACAGTCTGTACAAGCAGGCGGTGTGTGGACCCTGTACGGTGTCGCGACCTGGCTTCTGGGACCCAGTGGGTCGCTACAAatg GGATGCCTGGAGACGCCTGGGAGAGATGAGCAGTGAGAGTGCCATGGCAGCATACGTGGACGAGATGAAGAAAGTAGCACAGGAG GTCATCGACAGCATACCCATGACTGAGAAGACGGCCTCGCTCTTCCACCACTTCGAGCCGCTCTACCTGGTGATTGATGACATGCCGCGGCCTCCGGAGTCCCTGCTCACACTCCGAGAAG GTGTGAAAGGCAGTGAGCATGCTGACAGGCCAACAGAGATGAAGGATGAGGATCAGGAGCACGGTGGCCCTGAGGAAGCTTCTTCTCTGCCAGACGGGTCAGACCCAGATCCTGAGTTCAACCTGTCTGAGGTTATAGACCTCACTGCCAACACCATCTCTAATG ACTCTGGTGTGTGTGAGGGTTTGGTGTTGACCAGCGACTCGGAGAGTGAGGTCTTCTGTGACTCGGTGGATTCAGTGGAGCAACTGGACAACATCACG ATTCCGGTTCCAGTCAAGACCAATGGTTTTCCCAACGGCCATGTGTCGCCGGAGTCCTCTCTTGTCCGGAGCCTTCAGCTAGAAGGCGGTCTGGAGGTCCGACAGGTCGGGGCCGGTCAAGGTGGAGAGGGGGCCGAGGATGGGAAAGGTCCGGGTCCCAACAGGAGTCGTCGAGACTCCGGGCGGGAAGGTTCCTACCACAACTGGAGAGAAC GCGGCGTTCCTCAGGGCGGTCCTCGGTGGGGGCCCCCAGGTGGGGGCGGAGGGGCCGGGCGAGGCGGAGGCGACGGCTCAGAGGGGGGGTCGGAGAGGCTGCAGGACGCCCAGCTCCAGCAGCAGATCATGCTGGCCCTGCGGAGGCTCCGGGAGGACATGAGGAGCGTGATGGAGCGCCTGGAGGTGGTGGAGAGGCTCGCCGCCACACAC GCCCAGAGTTCAGAGTGGAGACCGTGTCTACAGTGTTCAGCCTCAAAAGAGCAG GAGGAGAAGTGGTGGCTGTTTGACGTGTCGGGTCAGACCGTCGTCCTCTTCCTGGTGTGGCCGTTTGTTGCTCAGGGCCTGGTCTACCTGCTGAGGAGAGCGCAGAGGAAAGGTCGCATATCTTCATGA
- the acbd4 gene encoding acyl-CoA-binding domain-containing protein 4 isoform X3, with amino-acid sequence MPVLAMAEPVLDHQKRFQAAVDVIHNLPKNGSYQPSYDVMLRFYSLYKQAVCGPCTVSRPGFWDPVGRYKWDAWRRLGEMSSESAMAAYVDEMKKVAQEVIDSIPMTEKTASLFHHFEPLYLVIDDMPRPPESLLTLREGVKGSEHADRPTEMKDEDQEHGGPEEASSLPDGSDPDPEFNLSEVIDLTANTISNADSGVCEGLVLTSDSESEVFCDSVDSVEQLDNITIPVPVKTNGFPNGHVSPESSLVRSLQLEGGLEVRQVGAGQGGEGAEDGKGPGPNRSRRDSGREGSYHNWRERGVPQGGPRWGPPGGGGGAGRGGGDGSEGGSERLQDAQLQQQIMLALRRLREDMRSVMERLEVVERLAATHAQSSEWRPCLQCSASKEQEEKWWLFDVSGQTVVLFLVWPFVAQGLVYLLRRAQRKGRISS; translated from the exons ATGCCAGTCCTGGCTATGGCAGAGCCTGTGCTTGATCACCAGAAACGGTTTCAGGCTGCTGTGGATGTGATCCATAACCTCCCCAAAAAtg GTTCGTACCAGCCGTCCTATGACGTCATGCTGCGTTTCTACAGTCTGTACAAGCAGGCGGTGTGTGGACCCTGTACGGTGTCGCGACCTGGCTTCTGGGACCCAGTGGGTCGCTACAAatg GGATGCCTGGAGACGCCTGGGAGAGATGAGCAGTGAGAGTGCCATGGCAGCATACGTGGACGAGATGAAGAAAGTAGCACAGGAG GTCATCGACAGCATACCCATGACTGAGAAGACGGCCTCGCTCTTCCACCACTTCGAGCCGCTCTACCTGGTGATTGATGACATGCCGCGGCCTCCGGAGTCCCTGCTCACACTCCGAGAAG GTGTGAAAGGCAGTGAGCATGCTGACAGGCCAACAGAGATGAAGGATGAGGATCAGGAGCACGGTGGCCCTGAGGAAGCTTCTTCTCTGCCAGACGGGTCAGACCCAGATCCTGAGTTCAACCTGTCTGAGGTTATAGACCTCACTGCCAACACCATCTCTAATG CAGACTCTGGTGTGTGTGAGGGTTTGGTGTTGACCAGCGACTCGGAGAGTGAGGTCTTCTGTGACTCGGTGGATTCAGTGGAGCAACTGGACAACATCACG ATTCCGGTTCCAGTCAAGACCAATGGTTTTCCCAACGGCCATGTGTCGCCGGAGTCCTCTCTTGTCCGGAGCCTTCAGCTAGAAGGCGGTCTGGAGGTCCGACAGGTCGGGGCCGGTCAAGGTGGAGAGGGGGCCGAGGATGGGAAAGGTCCGGGTCCCAACAGGAGTCGTCGAGACTCCGGGCGGGAAGGTTCCTACCACAACTGGAGAGAAC GCGGCGTTCCTCAGGGCGGTCCTCGGTGGGGGCCCCCAGGTGGGGGCGGAGGGGCCGGGCGAGGCGGAGGCGACGGCTCAGAGGGGGGGTCGGAGAGGCTGCAGGACGCCCAGCTCCAGCAGCAGATCATGCTGGCCCTGCGGAGGCTCCGGGAGGACATGAGGAGCGTGATGGAGCGCCTGGAGGTGGTGGAGAGGCTCGCCGCCACACAC GCCCAGAGTTCAGAGTGGAGACCGTGTCTACAGTGTTCAGCCTCAAAAGAGCAG GAGGAGAAGTGGTGGCTGTTTGACGTGTCGGGTCAGACCGTCGTCCTCTTCCTGGTGTGGCCGTTTGTTGCTCAGGGCCTGGTCTACCTGCTGAGGAGAGCGCAGAGGAAAGGTCGCATATCTTCATGA
- the acbd4 gene encoding acyl-CoA-binding domain-containing protein 4 isoform X4 yields MPVLAMAEPVLDHQKRFQAAVDVIHNLPKNGSYQPSYDVMLRFYSLYKQAVCGPCTVSRPGFWDPVGRYKWDAWRRLGEMSSESAMAAYVDEMKKVAQEVIDSIPMTEKTASLFHHFEPLYLVIDDMPRPPESLLTLREGVKGSEHADRPTEMKDEDQEHGGPEEASSLPDGSDPDPEFNLSEVIDLTANTISNDSGVCEGLVLTSDSESEVFCDSVDSVEQLDNITIPVPVKTNGFPNGHVSPESSLVRSLQLEGGLEVRQVGAGQGGEGAEDGKGPGPNRSRRDSGREGSYHNWRERGVPQGGPRWGPPGGGGGAGRGGGDGSEGGSERLQDAQLQQQIMLALRRLREDMRSVMERLEVVERLAATHAQSSEWRPCLQCSASKEQEEKWWLFDVSGQTVVLFLVWPFVAQGLVYLLRRAQRKGRISS; encoded by the exons ATGCCAGTCCTGGCTATGGCAGAGCCTGTGCTTGATCACCAGAAACGGTTTCAGGCTGCTGTGGATGTGATCCATAACCTCCCCAAAAAtg GTTCGTACCAGCCGTCCTATGACGTCATGCTGCGTTTCTACAGTCTGTACAAGCAGGCGGTGTGTGGACCCTGTACGGTGTCGCGACCTGGCTTCTGGGACCCAGTGGGTCGCTACAAatg GGATGCCTGGAGACGCCTGGGAGAGATGAGCAGTGAGAGTGCCATGGCAGCATACGTGGACGAGATGAAGAAAGTAGCACAGGAG GTCATCGACAGCATACCCATGACTGAGAAGACGGCCTCGCTCTTCCACCACTTCGAGCCGCTCTACCTGGTGATTGATGACATGCCGCGGCCTCCGGAGTCCCTGCTCACACTCCGAGAAG GTGTGAAAGGCAGTGAGCATGCTGACAGGCCAACAGAGATGAAGGATGAGGATCAGGAGCACGGTGGCCCTGAGGAAGCTTCTTCTCTGCCAGACGGGTCAGACCCAGATCCTGAGTTCAACCTGTCTGAGGTTATAGACCTCACTGCCAACACCATCTCTAATG ACTCTGGTGTGTGTGAGGGTTTGGTGTTGACCAGCGACTCGGAGAGTGAGGTCTTCTGTGACTCGGTGGATTCAGTGGAGCAACTGGACAACATCACG ATTCCGGTTCCAGTCAAGACCAATGGTTTTCCCAACGGCCATGTGTCGCCGGAGTCCTCTCTTGTCCGGAGCCTTCAGCTAGAAGGCGGTCTGGAGGTCCGACAGGTCGGGGCCGGTCAAGGTGGAGAGGGGGCCGAGGATGGGAAAGGTCCGGGTCCCAACAGGAGTCGTCGAGACTCCGGGCGGGAAGGTTCCTACCACAACTGGAGAGAAC GCGGCGTTCCTCAGGGCGGTCCTCGGTGGGGGCCCCCAGGTGGGGGCGGAGGGGCCGGGCGAGGCGGAGGCGACGGCTCAGAGGGGGGGTCGGAGAGGCTGCAGGACGCCCAGCTCCAGCAGCAGATCATGCTGGCCCTGCGGAGGCTCCGGGAGGACATGAGGAGCGTGATGGAGCGCCTGGAGGTGGTGGAGAGGCTCGCCGCCACACAC GCCCAGAGTTCAGAGTGGAGACCGTGTCTACAGTGTTCAGCCTCAAAAGAGCAG GAGGAGAAGTGGTGGCTGTTTGACGTGTCGGGTCAGACCGTCGTCCTCTTCCTGGTGTGGCCGTTTGTTGCTCAGGGCCTGGTCTACCTGCTGAGGAGAGCGCAGAGGAAAGGTCGCATATCTTCATGA
- the acbd4 gene encoding acyl-CoA-binding domain-containing protein 4 isoform X5, with the protein MPVLAMAEPVLDHQKRFQAAVDVIHNLPKNGKWRNEQTHLMNVCYLAGSYQPSYDVMLRFYSLYKQAVCGPCTVSRPGFWDPVGRYKWDAWRRLGEMSSESAMAAYVDEMKKVAQEVIDSIPMTEKTASLFHHFEPLYLVIDDMPRPPESLLTLREDSGVCEGLVLTSDSESEVFCDSVDSVEQLDNITIPVPVKTNGFPNGHVSPESSLVRSLQLEGGLEVRQVGAGQGGEGAEDGKGPGPNRSRRDSGREGSYHNWRERGVPQGGPRWGPPGGGGGAGRGGGDGSEGGSERLQDAQLQQQIMLALRRLREDMRSVMERLEVVERLAATHAQSSEWRPCLQCSASKEQEEKWWLFDVSGQTVVLFLVWPFVAQGLVYLLRRAQRKGRISS; encoded by the exons ATGCCAGTCCTGGCTATGGCAGAGCCTGTGCTTGATCACCAGAAACGGTTTCAGGCTGCTGTGGATGTGATCCATAACCTCCCCAAAAAtg GTAAATGGAGAAATGAGCAGACACACCTAATGAATGTCTGTTATCTTGCAGGTTCGTACCAGCCGTCCTATGACGTCATGCTGCGTTTCTACAGTCTGTACAAGCAGGCGGTGTGTGGACCCTGTACGGTGTCGCGACCTGGCTTCTGGGACCCAGTGGGTCGCTACAAatg GGATGCCTGGAGACGCCTGGGAGAGATGAGCAGTGAGAGTGCCATGGCAGCATACGTGGACGAGATGAAGAAAGTAGCACAGGAG GTCATCGACAGCATACCCATGACTGAGAAGACGGCCTCGCTCTTCCACCACTTCGAGCCGCTCTACCTGGTGATTGATGACATGCCGCGGCCTCCGGAGTCCCTGCTCACACTCCGAGAAG ACTCTGGTGTGTGTGAGGGTTTGGTGTTGACCAGCGACTCGGAGAGTGAGGTCTTCTGTGACTCGGTGGATTCAGTGGAGCAACTGGACAACATCACG ATTCCGGTTCCAGTCAAGACCAATGGTTTTCCCAACGGCCATGTGTCGCCGGAGTCCTCTCTTGTCCGGAGCCTTCAGCTAGAAGGCGGTCTGGAGGTCCGACAGGTCGGGGCCGGTCAAGGTGGAGAGGGGGCCGAGGATGGGAAAGGTCCGGGTCCCAACAGGAGTCGTCGAGACTCCGGGCGGGAAGGTTCCTACCACAACTGGAGAGAAC GCGGCGTTCCTCAGGGCGGTCCTCGGTGGGGGCCCCCAGGTGGGGGCGGAGGGGCCGGGCGAGGCGGAGGCGACGGCTCAGAGGGGGGGTCGGAGAGGCTGCAGGACGCCCAGCTCCAGCAGCAGATCATGCTGGCCCTGCGGAGGCTCCGGGAGGACATGAGGAGCGTGATGGAGCGCCTGGAGGTGGTGGAGAGGCTCGCCGCCACACAC GCCCAGAGTTCAGAGTGGAGACCGTGTCTACAGTGTTCAGCCTCAAAAGAGCAG GAGGAGAAGTGGTGGCTGTTTGACGTGTCGGGTCAGACCGTCGTCCTCTTCCTGGTGTGGCCGTTTGTTGCTCAGGGCCTGGTCTACCTGCTGAGGAGAGCGCAGAGGAAAGGTCGCATATCTTCATGA